One genomic region from Prunus persica cultivar Lovell chromosome G3, Prunus_persica_NCBIv2, whole genome shotgun sequence encodes:
- the LOC18782993 gene encoding mitogen-activated protein kinase 20 — protein MQQDHLKKNQTEMDFFSDYGDANRYKIQEVIGKGSYGVVCSAIDTHTGEKVAIKKIHDIFEHISDAARILREIKLLRLLRHPDIVEIKHIMLPPSRRDFKDIYVVFELMESDLHQVIKANDDLTREHYQFFLYQLLRALKYIHTANVYHRDLKPKNILANANCKLKICDFGLARVAFNDTPTTIFWTDYVATRWYRAPELCGSFFSKYTPAIDIWSIGCIFAEVLTGKPLFPGKNVVHQLDLMTDLLGTPSLDTISRVRNEKARRYLTSMRKKQPVSLAQKFPNADPLALRLLERLLAFDPKDRPTAEEALADPYFKGLSRIEREPSCQPITKMEFEFERRRVTKEDIRELIFREILEYHPQLLKDYINGTERTNFLYPSAVDQFRKQFAHLEENGGKSGPVIPLERKHVSLPRSTIVHSNTVPPKEQQNYAFLKDQKNAEEAYKNSRDNEGIHVNLSRTMQTPQRISLAKPGRVVGPVAQYENGNMMKDTYDRRTLVRSSVLPPQAVPPAYCYRKPGAGNQERSVVEVERDLSSQAKQAAQCGMAANVAPDVAISIDSNPFFMTRVGVSKVEHDDRIAVDTNYLQTKAPYGGIGAAAATAAAHRKVGTVQFGMQRMY, from the exons ATGCAGCAGGATCACTTGAAGAAG AATCAAACTGAGATGGACTTCTTCTCTGATTATGGTGATGCCAATCGATACAAAATTCAGGAAGTTATTGGAAAAGGAAGCTATGGTGTTGTTTGCTCAGCAATAGACACACATACGGGTGAAAAAGtggcaataaaaaaaatacatgacaTTTTTGAACATATATCTGATGCTGCTCGTATTCTTCGTGAGATAAAGCTTCTCAGACTTCTACGACATCCCGACATTGTTGAAATTAAACACATTATGCTACCGCCTTCTAGAAGAGACTTTAAAGATATCTATGTTGTTTTTGAGCTCATGGAGTCAGATCTTCATCAAGTTATCAAAGCCAATGATGACCTGACACGAGAGCACTATCAGTTCTTTCTTTACCAGCTGCTTCGTGCATTGAAGTATATTCACACCG CAAATGTCTACCATCGAGATTTAAAACCGAAGAACATATTGGCAAATGCAAATTGTAAACTAAAAATCTGTGATTTTGGGTTAGCAAGAGTTGCATTCAATGATACACCCACGACAATATTTTGGACG GACTATGTTGCAACTAGATGGTATAGAGCTCCAGAACTTTGCGGATCCTTTTTCTCTAAG TATACACCTGCGATTGATATATGGAGTATAGGCTGCATCTTCGCTGAGGTATTAACAGGGAAGCCACTTTTTCCTGGAAAGAATGTTGTTCACCAGCTGGATTTGATGACTGATCTGCTTGGGACACCGTCATTAGATACCATATCTCGG GTTCGAAATGAAAAGGCAAGGAGATACTTAACTAGTATGAGGAAAAAGCAACCTGTGTCATTAGCACAAAAATTTCCGAATGCTGATCCTTTAGCACTACGACTTTTGGAAAGATTGCTTGCCTTTGATCCTAAGGACCGACCAACTGCCGAAGAG GCACTTGCTGATCCTTACTTTAAAGGATTGTcaagaattgagagagaaccTTCGTGCCAGCCAATTACAAAGATggagtttgaatttgaaaggCGAAGGGTCACAAAGGAGGACATACGGGAGCTAATTTTTCGGGAGATATTGGAGTACCATCCTCAATTGCTAAAAGACTACATAAACGGAACCGAGAGAACTAATTTCCTCTATCCAAG TGCTGTTGATCAATTCAGAAAGCAGTTTGCACATCTTGAGGAAAATGGTGGTAAAAGTGGTCCAGTTATTCCACTTGAACGAAAGCATGTGTCTCTTCCGAG GTCCACGATTGTACATTCAAATACGGTCCCTCCCAAAGAGCAACAAAATTATGCATTCTTGAAAGatcagaaaaatgctgaaGAGGCATACAAGAATTCAAGGGACAATGAAGGAATTCATGTAAATCTATCAAGAACCATGCAAACACCACAAAGAATTTCTTTGG CCAAACCAGGAAGAGTTGTTGGACCTGTTGCACAATATGAGAATGGAAACATGATGAAAGATACCTACGATCGAAGGACACTAGTTAGAAGTTCAGTACTTCCTCCTCAGGCTGTCCCTCCTGCTTATTGTTATCGCAAACCCGGTGCTGGAAATCAAGAAAGGTCTGTAGTGGAAGTCGAGAGGGACTTGTCTTCACAAGCCAAGCAAGCTGCACAGTGTGGCATGGCAGCGAATGTTGCACCGGATGTAGCTATTAGCATCGACTCCAACCCATTTTTTATGACTCGGGTGGGAGTCAGTAAGGTGGAACATGATGACAGAATTGCTGTTGACACAAACTACTTGCAGACAAAGGCTCCATATGGTGGGATTGGCGCTGCGGCTGCCACTGCGGCAGCCCACCGCAAGGTTGGAACTGTTCAGTTCGGCATGCAAAGGATGTATTAG
- the LOC18784076 gene encoding uncharacterized protein LOC18784076 translates to MADSSNGNLEETLKVQPDDEVKVVESVTDIVIDDYSAAGKKTHDGDDSGSSSSSSDEETEAGEKSAKVADSGEVEETKEVSVVVVETVESLSNHLDQGVVDDLEAVKEEEEKVLVSVDGTYESSPAITDLVSEQIEEKTLTYLDESNGVSLAETDLVSKEVEEPALPSLSEHDEPAPVITDVEEKSEVVDVVSKGIEETIGESSSENVVDGSSKPSPDQVPPPLESADAGEEYGKPVIPESTGNPPIVSVTGRPLQPTSWKSCCGLFEVLHRSNR, encoded by the exons ATGGCGGATTCTTCAAACGGGAATTTAGAGGAGACCCTGAAAGTTCAACCAGATGATGAAGTTAAGGTGGTTGAATCTGTGACGGACATAGTTATTGATGATTATTCTGCGGCTGGAAAGAAAACCCATGACGGTGATGATTCGGGTTCGAGTAGTAGCAGTTCGGATGAAGAGACAGAAGCTGGTGAGAAGAGTGCTAAAGTGGCGGATTCAGGGGAAGTGGAGGAGACGAAAGAAGTTTCCGTAGTGGTTGTTGAGACTGTTGAATCTCTGTCCAACCATTTGGATCAAGGTGTTGTTGATGATTTGGAAGCTgtgaaggaagaagaggagaaagtTTTGGTATCTGTCGACGGGACCTATGAATCTTCTCCGGCCATAACAGATTTGGTGTCAGAGCAGATTGAGGAAAAAACATTGACATATTTGGATGAGAGCAATGGGGTTTCTTTAGCTGAAACAGATTTGGTGTCCAAGGAGGTTGAGGAACCAGCATTGCCTTCTTTGAGTGAGCATGATGAGCCTGCTCCAGTCATAACAGATGTTGAAGAAAAGAGTGAGGTTGTAGATGTGGTGTCAAAGGGAATTGAAGAGACAATTGGAGAGTCATCTAGTGAGAATGTTGTTGATGGATCCTCGAAGCCGTCGCCTGATCAGGTTCCTCCTCCACTTGAATCAGCTGATGCTGGAGAAGAGTATGGGAAGCCTGTGATTCCTGAAAGCACCGGAAATCCG CCTATTGTCTCTGTCACTGGACGCCCCCTGCAACCAACTTCATGGAAGAGTTGCTGTGGACTTTTCGAAGTTCTGCATCGATCCAATCGATAA
- the LOC18782453 gene encoding peroxisomal and mitochondrial division factor 2, which translates to MADEKTVEIVDDTEAFYDADQTAEMGRKIEGLEREKLQLERDNKESNEKIKELTTEIEKLKRGEKDTKEKLREMELEIERNDEGKNVLESVANRAMELETEVSRLQQELISAMAEVEEANNEVAELKRVLGEKGAKIDRLEKELESLKKAKAESEKWVRELERKIGVLEVKETEEKSKRIRVEEEMRERLDEKENELSLFKKKIEELESVITKNGVELGKKVKETLDVEAALRESEDKCRAVELKMGQLQKDVVEANKVINGLRERTVGAINGTVDEMKEILEGGETGPKGLSLPVVAGSTGAIVAVAAAAVYVLYLRPR; encoded by the coding sequence ATGGCAGACGAGAAGACGGTTGAAATCGTCGACGATACTGAGGCCTTCTACGATGCCGATCAGACGGCGGAAATGGGCCGGAAGATCGAGGGTTTGGAGCGGGAGAAGCTGCAGTTGGAGCGCGATAACAAAGAAAGCAATGAGAAAATCAAGGAACTGACGACGGAGATCGAGAAGTTGAAGAGAGGCGAGAAGGACACGAAGGAGAAGCTCCGGGAGATGGAGTTGGAGATCGAACGGAACGACGAGGGAAAAAATGTTCTGGAATCGGTTGCGAATAGAGCGATGGAGCTTGAGACTGAGGTATCGAGGCTCCAACAAGAACTGATCTCGGCGATGGCCGAAGTGGAGGAGGCGAATAACGAAGTTGCGGAGCTGAAGCGTGTTTTGGGAGAGAAAGGAGCGAAAATTGATAGATTGGAGAAAGAGCTTGAGAGCCTGAAGAAGGCCAAAGCTGAGAGCGAGAAGTGGGTTAGGGAATTGGAGAGGAAGATTGGGGTTTTGGAAGTGAAGGAAACTGAGGAGAAGAGCAAGAGAATTAGGGTTGAGGAGGAGATGAGGGAGAGACTTGATGAGAAAGAGAATGAGCTTAGTTTGttcaagaagaaaattgaGGAATTGGAGTCGGTGATCACTAAGAACGGTGTTGAATTGGGGAAGAAAGTGAAGGAGACTCTCGATGTCGAGGCGGCATTGAGGGAATCGGAGGACAAGTGCAGAGCCGTGGAACTGAAGATGGGACAATTGCAGAAGGATGTGGTGGAGGCTAACAAGGTTATTAATGGATTGAGGGAGAGGACTGTTGGGGCCATTAATGGGACTGTGGATGAAATGAAGGAGATTTTGGAAGGCGGAGAGACGGGTCCAAAGGGATTGAGCTTGCCAGTTGTTGCAGGGTCTACTGGTGCCATTGTTGCCGTGGCAGCTGCTGCCGTCTATGTGTTGTATCTAAGGCCTAGGTGA
- the LOC18782365 gene encoding transcription factor PAR1: MEEAQTQTQVSKSTFKRKQRKTQQKSHMGNAVHQSLSSFNQLRAESTQRRARKQRREECMKTNQPSDVKNGGEEDGDKEEEVEKKIEALQRIVPGGESLGVDKLFEETAGYIMALQGQLKAMKALASFVEGLEKEKRKFGG, encoded by the coding sequence ATGGAGGAAGCTCAAACTCAAACCCAAGTTTCCAAATCTACATTCAagagaaagcaaagaaaaacccaGCAAAAATCTCACATGGGTAATGCAGTGCATCAATCTTTATCCAGCTTTAACCAACTGAGAGCAGAGTCTACTCAACGAAGAGCCCGAAAACAGAGAAGGGAAGAGTGCATGAAGACTAATCAGCCCAGTGATGTAAAGAATGGTGGTGAAGAAGATGGTgacaaggaggaggaggtggagaagaagattgaggCATTGCAGCGGATTGTGCCAGGGGGGGAGTCACTTGGAGTTGACAAGCTGTTTGAAGAGACTGCTGGGTACATAATGGCCTTGCAGGGTCAGCTCAAAGCCATGAAAGCTCTTGCAAGCTTTGTTGAAGGtttggagaaagagaagaggaagtttGGAggttga